From the genome of Gemmatimonas phototrophica, one region includes:
- a CDS encoding HAD family hydrolase yields MKVVLFDIDGTLLRTDGAGRRSMEHALFTVFGAHGDPAYRYDGKTDRQITREQMRWAGVSDDVIDARMHDVFSLYAERLAQELASGTEQAVLMEGIPPLLERLGAHEHVTLGLLTGNIEQGAKQKIHAVKLAWEQFLVNAFGSDHEHRPMLPAVAQQRAQALLGREIPGEQMVIIGDTPADIHCGRSLNVRAIGVATGRYSVSELLAHDPAAVFATLANTDAVVESILA; encoded by the coding sequence ATGAAGGTGGTGTTGTTTGATATCGATGGCACGTTGCTGCGCACGGACGGTGCCGGGCGTCGCTCCATGGAGCATGCCCTGTTTACCGTGTTCGGGGCGCACGGCGATCCCGCGTATCGCTACGATGGCAAGACGGATCGCCAGATCACCCGCGAACAGATGCGCTGGGCCGGTGTCTCCGATGACGTGATTGACGCCCGCATGCACGACGTGTTCAGTCTGTACGCCGAACGGCTGGCGCAGGAACTGGCGAGCGGAACGGAGCAGGCCGTGCTCATGGAAGGAATTCCGCCGTTGCTCGAACGGCTCGGGGCGCACGAGCACGTCACCCTGGGGTTGCTCACGGGCAATATCGAGCAGGGCGCAAAGCAGAAAATTCACGCCGTGAAGCTGGCCTGGGAGCAGTTCCTGGTGAACGCCTTTGGCAGCGATCACGAACACCGGCCCATGTTGCCGGCCGTGGCGCAGCAGCGTGCCCAGGCGCTGCTGGGTCGGGAGATCCCCGGTGAACAGATGGTGATCATTGGCGATACGCCGGCTGATATCCATTGTGGTCGATCGCTCAACGTTCGCGCCATTGGCGTGGCGACGGGGCGCTACTCGGTGAGCGAACTGTTGGCGCACGACCCGGCGGCGGTGTTTGCCACGCTTGCCAATACGGATGCCGTGGTGGAGAGCATCCTCGCGTGA
- a CDS encoding DUF6941 family protein, whose translation MHVSFALFADAANISQEGKLNILGVFDAVQVGQFPTLHPRTTFVLRLKATSQDVGVHPLTLRWMNPRGNELWSSQAELEVGAAPAGTSEIDMPVIIQLDLPLDVTGEYRMIINVGSQHTATCTLQVHGGQAPALPTQPPAMVS comes from the coding sequence ATGCATGTCTCCTTTGCGCTCTTCGCCGACGCGGCGAACATCTCCCAGGAAGGGAAGCTCAACATCCTCGGCGTCTTTGACGCCGTGCAGGTTGGCCAGTTCCCTACCCTGCATCCCCGCACCACCTTCGTGTTGCGCCTCAAGGCCACCTCACAGGATGTGGGAGTCCACCCGCTCACGTTGCGCTGGATGAATCCGCGTGGCAACGAATTGTGGAGCTCACAGGCCGAACTCGAAGTTGGCGCGGCACCGGCCGGCACGAGTGAGATCGACATGCCGGTCATCATTCAGCTCGATCTGCCACTCGATGTCACCGGCGAGTATCGCATGATCATCAATGTCGGATCACAGCATACCGCCACCTGCACGCTGCAGGTACACGGCGGTCAGGCGCCCGCGCTGCCCACGCAGCCGCCGGCGATGGTGAGCTGA
- a CDS encoding DMT family transporter, producing the protein MSSPSSSPAAAERRQPPAVATPNGFGMTDAGLVLMATIWGVNYSVVKAGLQAMTPLSFTAVRMVFAALVLFAVAQFIRDAWPSRRDALQLFLLGLLGNGFYQLLFISGMARTRAGVAALIVAAGPAWIAIMSRMLGRERVSRLGWGGIGLQLVGVVCVVGSTQGFEGGEQGLIGAVLISAGSIAWALYSVLLQPYTQRAHALHLSAITLASGALMMAIVGLPDMLRLDWGAVSRTGWGAVAYSALGAMVVGYMLFYHGVRVLGPTKTAMYGNLQPIIAIAVAWAMLHETPTSWQLLGAGFIMAGLLVSRTAKVRPAPEALEEAA; encoded by the coding sequence ATGTCGTCTCCGTCCTCCTCACCGGCCGCCGCCGAGCGTCGCCAGCCTCCCGCCGTCGCGACCCCGAACGGGTTCGGTATGACGGACGCCGGCCTGGTGCTCATGGCGACCATCTGGGGAGTGAACTACAGCGTGGTGAAGGCCGGGCTGCAGGCCATGACCCCGCTGTCGTTCACTGCAGTGCGCATGGTGTTCGCGGCGCTCGTGCTCTTTGCCGTGGCGCAATTCATCCGCGATGCGTGGCCCTCGCGTCGCGATGCGCTCCAGCTGTTTCTGCTCGGCCTGCTGGGCAATGGCTTTTATCAGCTGCTGTTCATCTCGGGCATGGCCCGTACGCGGGCCGGTGTGGCCGCGCTCATCGTCGCCGCCGGGCCAGCCTGGATTGCCATCATGTCCCGCATGTTGGGGCGCGAACGCGTGTCGCGTCTGGGATGGGGCGGGATTGGCTTGCAGCTGGTGGGTGTTGTCTGCGTGGTGGGCAGTACGCAGGGGTTTGAAGGCGGCGAGCAGGGGCTCATTGGCGCCGTGCTCATCTCGGCCGGCAGTATCGCGTGGGCGCTGTACAGCGTGCTGCTGCAGCCGTACACGCAGCGGGCCCACGCCCTGCATCTCTCGGCCATTACACTCGCCAGTGGCGCGCTGATGATGGCCATCGTTGGCTTGCCTGACATGCTGCGTCTCGACTGGGGCGCGGTGAGTCGTACCGGTTGGGGGGCGGTCGCCTATTCGGCGCTGGGCGCCATGGTGGTGGGGTACATGTTGTTCTACCACGGCGTTCGGGTGCTGGGCCCCACCAAGACGGCCATGTATGGCAATCTCCAGCCCATCATTGCCATCGCCGTTGCGTGGGCCATGCTGCACGAGACGCCCACCAGCTGGCAGCTGCTCGGGGCTGGATTCATCATGGCGGGGCTGCTCGTCTCGCGGACTGCCAAAGTCCGACCGGCCCCGGAAGCCCTGGAGGAAGCGGCATGA
- a CDS encoding C40 family peptidase: MTSLTLSTADRFTVRSAIAPLLGEARISASLTSQLLGGEVVHLVDGRGDWLRVRGADEYEGWTHVGYLMPCNGTEGTWRISLGCVTRDAHGTTRRWPLGARLAPTHEVLDGDAIALEARASRFPRAVQAIADSAATLFTGASYQWGGVTPWGVDCSGLVQRVLALHGVPLPRDAWQQAEATTPVHDDAAALHAPGDLLFFSDRDDRRITHVGISLGERRMVHSALTRGGVAIEQMDQDEPYVARLRAQCTGVHRIGG; the protein is encoded by the coding sequence GTGACTTCCCTGACGCTTTCCACCGCCGATCGCTTCACGGTGCGATCGGCCATTGCCCCGCTCCTTGGCGAGGCGAGGATTTCCGCCTCGCTCACCTCCCAGCTGCTGGGGGGCGAAGTCGTGCACCTGGTAGACGGTCGCGGCGATTGGCTGCGCGTGCGTGGTGCCGACGAGTACGAAGGCTGGACGCACGTGGGTTACCTCATGCCGTGCAACGGGACCGAGGGCACGTGGCGTATTTCGCTGGGGTGTGTCACCCGCGATGCGCACGGGACGACTCGGCGTTGGCCCTTGGGGGCGCGCTTGGCGCCAACACATGAGGTGCTTGACGGTGACGCCATTGCGTTGGAGGCCCGCGCCTCGCGTTTCCCGCGCGCCGTGCAGGCCATCGCCGACAGCGCCGCCACGCTGTTCACCGGCGCCAGCTATCAGTGGGGCGGTGTGACCCCCTGGGGCGTGGACTGCTCGGGGTTGGTGCAGCGCGTGCTGGCACTGCATGGCGTACCACTCCCGCGCGACGCCTGGCAGCAGGCTGAAGCCACCACGCCGGTGCACGACGATGCGGCGGCGCTGCATGCCCCCGGCGATCTCCTGTTCTTCTCGGACCGCGACGACCGCCGCATCACGCATGTCGGCATCTCGCTCGGCGAGCGTCGCATGGTCCACAGTGCGCTCACCCGCGGTGGAGTGGCCATTGAGCAGATGGACCAGGACGAGCCCTACGTGGCGCGACTGCGGGCGCAGTGCACCGGAGTGCACCGCATAGGGGGATAG